A section of the Streptomyces xinghaiensis S187 genome encodes:
- a CDS encoding vitamin K epoxide reductase family protein: MTMTERDDVSATDGDGGGGAGYGTAGVRGALGSGRAFALMLVITGAAGLLAAWVITLDKYKLLEAKAEGTTFTPGCSLNPVVSCGNIMESDQASVFGFPNPMLGLVTYGMVIAIGVALLGGARFPRWYWLGLNAGTLFGVGFCMWLMYQSLYVIGSLCLWCNLAWVATIVMFSYVTAHNIRHRLVPAPDGLRRAVAEFHWVLPVVWIGAIGMLILTRWWDFWTG, translated from the coding sequence ATGACGATGACAGAGCGGGATGACGTGTCCGCCACCGACGGGGACGGCGGCGGGGGCGCGGGGTACGGGACGGCCGGTGTCCGCGGCGCCCTCGGCAGCGGCCGCGCCTTCGCCCTGATGCTGGTGATCACCGGCGCGGCGGGCCTCCTCGCGGCCTGGGTCATCACGCTCGACAAGTACAAGCTGCTGGAGGCCAAGGCGGAGGGCACCACCTTCACCCCCGGCTGCAGCCTCAACCCGGTCGTCTCCTGCGGCAACATCATGGAGAGCGACCAGGCCTCCGTCTTCGGCTTCCCCAACCCCATGCTGGGCCTGGTCACCTACGGCATGGTGATCGCCATCGGCGTGGCCCTGCTGGGCGGCGCCCGCTTCCCCCGCTGGTACTGGCTCGGCCTGAACGCCGGCACCCTCTTCGGCGTGGGCTTCTGCATGTGGCTCATGTACCAGTCGCTGTACGTCATCGGCTCGCTCTGCCTGTGGTGCAACCTCGCCTGGGTCGCCACCATCGTGATGTTCAGCTACGTCACCGCGCACAACATCCGGCACCGCCTCGTCCCGGCGCCGGACGGCCTGCGCCGCGCGGTGGCGGAGTTCCACTGGGTGCTGCCGGTGGTCTGGATCGGCGCCATCGGCATGCTGATCCTGACCCGCTGGTGGGACTTCTGGACGGGCTGA